A DNA window from Drosophila virilis strain 15010-1051.87 chromosome 4, Dvir_AGI_RSII-ME, whole genome shotgun sequence contains the following coding sequences:
- the IFT57 gene encoding intraflagellar transport protein 57 homolog: MQEDVEAKTQQLQNFQSDDLLEKLKLLNYEKHLLREYKLKPLSRFYFVKATNPGEQFFMFTLICWWLCKKLGKDMERPQEHDDPNTVIAKIIQILEEIDVPVEFAPNKLIRGAGPICLMVLDVLATQALKVTKVNYQRLHIVQEEEFVGDYLEDNAEIILEKLEDEQNAAALSDDSDLELEAHNFKQLNWLNRQKRAMGDMPASGTDEQSRELNARLSDHQEWRLELERVLPQLKVFVKADARDWRTHITQMETLNTGIANVAETTQTQLKKLHSEFTFSLEKIESREKHLNNELQQLIQQYKELSIELSTVQYAQTQLQTDSEQQMAQLSEVMAEQELKKQEMERRGQVMSDGSSVQQIKKAIVKLKDDIAQLNLEVALLVHAHDQDTVRQTLGAADQANN, encoded by the exons ATGCAGGAAGACGTTGAGGCCAAAAcgcaacaattgcaaaattttcaatcGGATGATTTGCtggaaaaactaaaattgCTAAACTATGAAAAGCATCTGCTGAGGGAGTACAAATTAAAGCCCTTGTCGCGTTTCTATTTTGTCAAGGCCACAAATCCGGGCGAGCAGTTCTTCATGTTTACGCTGATTTGCTGGTGGCTGTGCAAGAAACTGGGCAAGGACATGGAACGGCCACAGGAGCACGATGATCCCAATACGGTTATAGCCAAGATCATACAAATACTAGAGGAAATT GACGTGCCCGTGGAATTTGCGCCCAACAAGCTCATACGTGGCGCCGGACCCATTTGCCTCATGGTGCTCGACGTTCTGGCCACCCAGGCCCTGAAGGTGACCAAGGTGAACTATCAGCGCCTGCACATTGTTCAGGAGGAGGAGTTCGTGGGCGACTATTTGGAAGACAATGCCGAAATCATACTGGAGAAGCTGGAGGATGAGCAAAACGCCGCCGCTCTCAGCGATGACAGCGATCTCGAGCTGGAGGCGCACAATTTCAAGCAGCTCAATTGGCTCAATCGCCAGAAGCGTGCCATGGGCGATATGCCAGCCAGCGGCACGGACGAGCAAAGCCGCGAGCTGAACGCCCGTCTCAGCGATCATCAGGAGTGGCGTCTGGAGCTGGAGCGCGTGCTGCCACAGCTCAAGGTGTTTGTCAAGGCGGATGCCCGCGACTGGCGCACACACATCACCCAAATGGAGACACTCAACACGGGCATCGCCAATGTGGCCGAGACCACGCAGACGCAGCTCAAGAAACTGCACAGCGAGTTCACCTTCAGCCTGGAGAAGATCGAGAGCcgtgaaaaacatttgaacAACGAGCTCCAGCAGCTCATCCAGCAATACAAGGAGCTCTCCATTGAGCTATCCACCGTGCAGTACGCGCAGACGCAGCTCCAAACGGACTCCGAGCAGCAAATGGCCCAGCTCAGCGAGGTGATGGCCGAGCAGGAGCTCAAGAAACAGGAAATGGAGCGACGCGGTCAGGTTATGTCAGATGGAA GCTCCGTTCAGCAGATAAAGAAGGCGATTGTCAAGCTCAAGGACGACATTGCGCAACTGAATCTGGAGGTGGCACTGCTGGTGCATGCCCACGACCAGGACACAGTGCGTCAAACGCTCGGCGCTGCTGATCAGGCAAACAACTGA
- the drm gene encoding protein drumstick isoform X2, giving the protein MFAVMRIDNDDCRSDFRRKMRPKCEFICKYCQRRFTKPYNLMIHERTHKSPEITYSCEVCGKYFKQRDNLRQHRCSQCVWR; this is encoded by the exons ATGTTTGCTGTAATGCGAATCGACAACGATGACTGCCGGTCGGATTTCCGTCGCAAGATGCGTCCGAAGTGTGAGTTCATTTGCAAGTATTGCCAGCGGCGTTTCACCAAGCCATACAATCTGATGATACACGAGCGCACGCACAAATCCCCAGAGATAACATATTCCTGTGAGGTCTGCGGCAAATATTTCAAGCAACGTGATAATCTGCGTCAGCACAG ATGTAGTCAGTGTGTTTGGCGATAA
- the drm gene encoding protein drumstick isoform X1 produces MFAVMRIDNDDCRSDFRRKMRPKCEFICKYCQRRFTKPYNLMIHERTHKSPEITYSCEVCGKYFKQRDNLRQHRNLHMNTCGRAYNK; encoded by the exons ATGTTTGCTGTAATGCGAATCGACAACGATGACTGCCGGTCGGATTTCCGTCGCAAGATGCGTCCGAAGTGTGAGTTCATTTGCAAGTATTGCCAGCGGCGTTTCACCAAGCCATACAATCTGATGATACACGAGCGCACGCACAAATCCCCAGAGATAACATATTCCTGTGAGGTCTGCGGCAAATATTTCAAGCAACGTGATAATCTGCGTCAGCACAG AAATTTACACATGAACACCTGTGGGCGTGCCTACAACAAATAA